In Paenibacillus sp. FSL M7-0420, a single genomic region encodes these proteins:
- a CDS encoding nucleoside deaminase produces MDNHYEYLLLAFEEAEKAKEEGTYPIGAVIIDSNGTVVSRGRNRVFSSYDTTSHAEVDAIRKAGHKILDVESKKFVVDNGLTLYTTCEPCPMCTGTIVLSKIKKVVWAANDAEIGAFKKFKERTSPLPIYNDLFNDIEIVAAPYSDLEIRQRLMLAEWNNNRGYTDNHWNKEFIRDGE; encoded by the coding sequence ATGGACAACCACTATGAATACCTTCTGCTTGCCTTCGAAGAAGCTGAAAAAGCAAAAGAAGAAGGGACTTACCCAATTGGGGCAGTCATTATTGATTCTAACGGAACTGTTGTTAGCCGGGGTAGAAATAGAGTTTTTTCCAGCTATGATACAACTTCACATGCAGAAGTAGACGCTATAAGAAAGGCTGGACATAAGATATTAGATGTTGAAAGTAAGAAATTTGTTGTAGATAACGGGCTTACGTTATATACGACGTGCGAGCCCTGTCCAATGTGTACGGGGACTATAGTTCTCTCCAAGATAAAAAAAGTGGTGTGGGCTGCAAATGATGCTGAAATCGGAGCATTTAAAAAATTCAAAGAAAGGACAAGTCCGTTGCCGATTTATAATGATTTATTTAATGACATTGAAATTGTGGCTGCTCCCTACTCTGATTTAGAAATTAGACAAAGACTAATGCTGGCTGAATGGAATAATAATCGGGGTTACACCGATAATCATTGGAATAAAGAATTCATACGTGATGGGGAGTGA
- a CDS encoding phosphotransferase enzyme family protein: MDPHIKRMFLDEYAAEGARRFGISPKDLNFIGGFQNFIYSYTLGESQYILRFTPDTLRTSEGLAAEIEWIRYLAEKGVSVSAPVLSANGRDYERIHGNTMDFYAAAFNFAPGTKVGYPECLGNPMLYEQCGRITGRLHELSKRYKPVFRRHTWETNEYLVRAKDYLPAELGPILHALDGLKADLSSLPVTSDNFGLIHGDINVGNFLVDESGRITLFDFDECQYSWYAEDIAIQLYYLLYVFGEDSRSERKEQYELFIRHFELGYTEDGRQLPDGWKSQLDLFLKLREIIVVVGMHRSWDLTQADDWTRRFLQESTVRITKGISLIDGFGEEGQR; encoded by the coding sequence ATTGGAGGCTTTCAAAACTTCATATATTCTTATACTCTCGGTGAATCCCAATATATTCTTCGCTTCACTCCTGACACACTTCGTACCTCTGAAGGGCTTGCAGCCGAAATCGAATGGATTCGTTACCTCGCGGAGAAGGGAGTGTCAGTTTCAGCTCCGGTTCTATCGGCGAATGGAAGGGATTATGAGCGTATTCATGGGAATACGATGGATTTTTACGCAGCAGCGTTCAATTTTGCACCCGGCACAAAAGTAGGATATCCGGAATGCCTGGGGAATCCGATGCTATATGAACAATGTGGCCGTATTACAGGCCGTCTTCATGAACTGAGTAAGCGGTATAAACCGGTATTCAGAAGACATACCTGGGAGACTAACGAATACCTTGTGCGGGCGAAAGATTATTTGCCGGCAGAGCTTGGGCCCATTCTGCATGCCCTAGACGGACTAAAAGCTGATTTGAGCAGTTTGCCTGTTACCTCAGATAATTTCGGTTTAATTCACGGGGATATCAACGTAGGTAATTTCTTGGTAGATGAGTCAGGGCGGATAACGCTTTTTGATTTCGATGAGTGTCAATACAGCTGGTATGCTGAGGATATTGCTATCCAGCTCTATTATTTACTATATGTATTTGGGGAAGATTCGAGGTCTGAACGTAAGGAGCAATACGAGCTTTTTATCCGTCATTTCGAGTTAGGCTACACGGAGGATGGCCGGCAGCTTCCCGATGGCTGGAAGAGTCAACTGGATTTGTTTCTTAAACTGCGTGAAATTATCGTAGTCGTCGGCATGCACCGGAGTTGGGATTTAACCCAGGCTGACGATTGGACGCGTAGGTTCTTGCAAGAGAGTACAGTGCGTATTACCAAGGGGATTTCATTAATTGATGGGTTCGGCGAAGAGGGGCAACGATGA